The following are from one region of the Paenibacillus sp. JZ16 genome:
- a CDS encoding response regulator transcription factor has product MYKVFIVDDEPFIIEGLYDVVDWSKYGIEVVGHAENGRKALEKMAVIPVDILITDISMPVMTGLELIEGARKLNRNLKVIILSGFDDFAYLKEGMRLGIENYLLKPINLKELEETIASTTDKMNKSRREMRLDEYDINILRSNILYRWITDRIEPEELEERATLLGLNLNLPYVMASILRADFTPLESCLYQLMDQEPGVLYFRDNDGDHVVIFMMKDPDTEKARAIRLLQQVREYCYEEELSISLGSVESLGGNYKDSYLHAKEAQEYYLVLEQPSYVDYVDVQAKKGEAAESYSVQWPEYAKGIAGRDKQVLFDLIDSDFDRLRHTQGMIPTTLKSIAVEMVIRLKLELNDIQYTAAPDFVKNTITDIMDSVSIDDLITAVKEGVGGLVDSLNNDVKSPVIQQILHHIQHHYNEDLSLKVLGAQYHIHPVYLGHLFHKETGENFTEYINRYRIERAKELLRNTSTKVQDIAKNVGYWETGYFYKQFKKFVGVSPRDFRGML; this is encoded by the coding sequence ATGTATAAAGTGTTTATCGTGGACGATGAGCCGTTCATTATAGAGGGATTATATGACGTCGTGGATTGGTCGAAGTATGGCATCGAGGTGGTCGGTCATGCGGAGAATGGGCGCAAGGCGCTGGAGAAGATGGCGGTCATTCCTGTTGATATTCTCATTACGGATATATCGATGCCTGTCATGACGGGACTTGAATTGATTGAAGGCGCACGTAAATTGAACCGTAATCTGAAGGTGATCATCCTGAGCGGTTTCGACGATTTTGCCTATTTGAAGGAAGGCATGCGTCTGGGGATCGAGAATTATTTGCTCAAGCCAATCAATCTGAAGGAACTGGAAGAAACGATTGCCAGCACAACGGATAAAATGAACAAATCCAGAAGGGAAATGAGACTGGACGAGTACGACATCAACATTTTGCGGAGCAATATTCTGTATCGCTGGATCACGGACCGGATTGAGCCGGAGGAGCTGGAGGAGCGGGCGACCCTTCTGGGGCTGAATCTGAATTTGCCTTACGTCATGGCGTCTATTCTGAGAGCCGATTTCACGCCGCTGGAGAGCTGTCTGTATCAATTAATGGATCAGGAGCCGGGTGTTCTGTATTTCCGGGACAACGACGGCGATCACGTGGTGATTTTTATGATGAAAGACCCGGACACGGAAAAAGCGAGAGCCATCCGGCTCCTGCAGCAGGTGCGCGAGTACTGCTATGAAGAAGAGTTGTCCATCTCGCTTGGCAGCGTGGAAAGCCTCGGCGGTAATTATAAGGACAGTTATCTTCACGCCAAGGAGGCACAGGAATACTATCTCGTTCTGGAGCAGCCCTCCTACGTGGATTATGTTGATGTTCAGGCCAAGAAGGGAGAAGCGGCGGAATCCTATTCCGTACAGTGGCCCGAATATGCCAAAGGCATCGCCGGAAGGGATAAACAGGTGCTGTTTGATTTGATTGACAGTGATTTTGATCGGCTTCGTCATACGCAGGGGATGATCCCAACGACACTCAAGAGCATCGCGGTCGAGATGGTCATTCGCCTGAAGCTGGAGCTGAACGATATCCAATACACGGCAGCCCCTGATTTTGTGAAAAATACGATTACCGATATTATGGATTCCGTATCGATCGACGATCTGATTACGGCCGTGAAGGAAGGAGTTGGCGGGCTGGTCGATTCGCTCAACAATGACGTGAAGAGTCCTGTCATCCAGCAGATTCTGCATCATATCCAGCACCATTATAACGAGGATTTGTCACTGAAGGTGTTAGGCGCCCAATATCATATTCATCCCGTCTACCTGGGGCATCTGTTCCATAAAGAGACAGGAGAGAACTTTACGGAGTATATTAACCGATACCGGATTGAACGTGCCAAGGAGCTGCTCCGAAACACTTCGACGAAAGTGCAGGATATTGCAAAAAATGTAGGTTATTGGGAAACCGGTTATTTCTATAAACAGTTCAAAAAATTCGTCGGCGTATCGCCGAGGGATTTTCGAGGAATGCTCTGA
- a CDS encoding ABC transporter substrate-binding protein, which produces MSKSKKKWLLPLTLLLSASMLLSACGGNKEESAGNGGGTAEKPVELIWYTIGTPQKDVDKVEEEINKYTAEKIGVTVDMKMIDFGDYNQKMQVMAASGEPMDILFTSSWAFDYVQNARKGAFMELDELIESHGKGIKDAIDPAFLEGSKVDGHNYAIPANKELPAQEAWRFNKTLLDKYNLDISNVKSMESLEPLLKTIKEKEPNVVPLAISKDFGPLLPFDYIIEKMPMAVYLDDKEELKVVNFLEMPETMDMLKLMNKYYKAGYISPEAATTTSTQDLMTSGNWFTDRAATQPFADNLWSQSYGYPVVSTPAGDATIFNWSVMGSMQAISANSKYPEKAMEFLNLLNTDVYLRNLVDSGIEGVHYKKLSENVMENLPESKNYDMPTFALGNVMLTYLNPEDPENKWEEFKKFNESGQPAPLLGFNFDPTKVSTELAAVNNVKEEFWAPLMTGTVNPEEFLPKANEKLKAAGLDKIIAEAQSQIDAWKASK; this is translated from the coding sequence ATGAGTAAATCGAAAAAGAAATGGCTCCTGCCGCTAACGCTGCTATTGTCTGCATCCATGCTGTTGTCGGCATGCGGAGGCAACAAAGAAGAGAGTGCAGGAAACGGTGGGGGAACTGCCGAGAAACCGGTTGAGCTGATCTGGTACACCATCGGAACACCTCAAAAGGATGTCGACAAGGTTGAAGAAGAAATCAATAAATACACTGCTGAGAAGATTGGTGTAACCGTTGACATGAAAATGATCGACTTCGGTGATTACAACCAGAAGATGCAAGTTATGGCAGCTTCCGGCGAACCGATGGATATCCTGTTCACCAGCTCATGGGCGTTTGACTATGTGCAAAATGCACGTAAAGGCGCATTCATGGAATTGGACGAGCTGATTGAAAGCCATGGAAAAGGCATTAAAGACGCGATTGACCCTGCGTTCCTGGAAGGTTCCAAGGTTGACGGTCACAACTATGCAATTCCGGCAAACAAAGAGCTTCCTGCTCAAGAAGCATGGCGCTTTAACAAAACGCTGCTTGATAAATACAACCTCGATATTTCGAACGTGAAATCGATGGAAAGTTTGGAGCCACTGCTTAAAACGATTAAGGAAAAAGAACCGAATGTCGTTCCTTTGGCTATCAGCAAAGACTTCGGTCCGTTGCTTCCATTTGACTACATCATCGAAAAAATGCCAATGGCCGTTTACCTGGATGACAAGGAAGAGCTGAAAGTTGTGAACTTCCTCGAAATGCCGGAAACGATGGACATGCTTAAATTGATGAACAAGTACTACAAAGCGGGATACATTTCCCCAGAAGCAGCGACAACAACTTCGACGCAAGATTTGATGACATCCGGCAACTGGTTCACGGACCGTGCGGCAACGCAGCCGTTCGCAGACAATCTGTGGAGCCAAAGCTACGGCTATCCGGTCGTTTCCACTCCGGCTGGCGACGCAACGATCTTCAACTGGTCGGTAATGGGTTCGATGCAAGCGATTTCTGCTAACTCGAAATACCCTGAGAAAGCCATGGAGTTCTTGAATCTCCTGAACACTGACGTATATCTTCGTAACCTGGTTGACTCCGGTATCGAAGGCGTGCACTACAAAAAGCTTAGCGAGAACGTAATGGAAAACTTGCCTGAATCGAAAAACTACGACATGCCTACCTTCGCGCTTGGTAATGTCATGCTGACTTACTTGAACCCTGAGGACCCTGAGAACAAATGGGAAGAGTTCAAGAAGTTTAACGAGTCCGGCCAGCCTGCTCCGCTTCTCGGTTTCAACTTCGATCCAACCAAAGTATCCACAGAGCTCGCAGCAGTCAACAACGTAAAAGAAGAGTTCTGGGCGCCGCTGATGACAGGTACCGTGAATCCTGAGGAGTTCCTGCCAAAAGCGAATGAAAAGCTGAAAGCTGCTGGTCTGGACAAGATCATCGCTGAAGCACAAAGCCAAATTGATGCTTGGAAAGCAAGCAAGTAA
- a CDS encoding ABC transporter permease translates to MGQFFKNIMTNKAMLFMVLPGTLWFLLFSYLPMFGTIIAFKEYRFSRDGFWASIVNSEWVGFQNFKFLFSTNDAYIITRNTVLYNFVFIILGLILSVALAIVLSEIVNKKLAKVYQTGMFLPYFLSWVIVGYFAFSFLSMDKGMLNQILGWFGMEPVQWYSEAKYWPIFLTLISLWKSVGYNSVVYLAAIMGIDKSLYEAAMIDGANKWQQIKAITLPMLKPLMTILTLLAIGKIFYADFGLFYQVPRDSGTLYSVTNVIDTYVYRGLKTTGEIGMSTAAGLYQSVVGFILVMVSNYIVRKYDKDNALF, encoded by the coding sequence ATCGGACAGTTTTTCAAAAATATTATGACGAATAAGGCCATGCTGTTCATGGTTTTGCCGGGGACCCTATGGTTTCTCTTATTCTCATATTTGCCCATGTTCGGGACCATTATTGCATTCAAGGAATACCGCTTTAGCCGTGACGGGTTCTGGGCAAGTATCGTTAATAGTGAATGGGTAGGATTCCAGAACTTTAAGTTCCTGTTCAGTACCAACGATGCTTACATCATTACGCGCAACACCGTTCTATATAATTTCGTGTTCATCATTTTAGGTCTCATTCTATCCGTAGCACTGGCTATCGTATTGTCTGAAATCGTGAACAAGAAATTGGCGAAAGTCTATCAAACCGGTATGTTCCTGCCGTATTTCCTGTCCTGGGTTATCGTAGGTTACTTCGCATTCAGTTTCCTGAGCATGGATAAAGGGATGCTGAATCAGATTCTGGGCTGGTTTGGCATGGAGCCGGTTCAATGGTACTCCGAGGCCAAGTATTGGCCAATATTCCTGACGTTAATCAGTTTGTGGAAATCCGTTGGTTATAACAGCGTCGTTTATTTGGCGGCGATTATGGGGATCGATAAATCCTTGTACGAAGCGGCCATGATTGACGGAGCGAACAAATGGCAGCAGATTAAAGCCATTACGCTTCCGATGCTCAAACCGCTGATGACTATTTTGACTCTTCTTGCGATCGGTAAAATCTTCTACGCTGACTTTGGTCTCTTCTATCAAGTGCCAAGGGATTCGGGAACCTTGTATTCCGTAACGAACGTCATTGATACCTATGTATATCGTGGTCTGAAGACAACGGGCGAGATCGGAATGAGTACCGCTGCGGGTCTGTACCAGTCGGTAGTCGGATTTATTCTGGTCATGGTATCGAACTATATCGTTCGTAAATATGACAAGGATAATGCATTGTTCTAA
- a CDS encoding carbohydrate ABC transporter permease: MKDFHQLSSGWNVVFNLIAGIFSFLCVFPFLFVMIISFTDEGSLARNGYQIWPEKWSLEAYKYVFQTGDTLLRSYGVTIFVTVVGTLISLFIISLYAYAISRKGFRYRNFFAFFAFFTMLFNGGLVPTYIVATQLLGLKDSIWALILPLALNAFYIMILRTFYSTSVPDAIIESGKIDGASEFKIFYKLVLPLSLPGLATIGLFSTLGYWNDWFNALLYIDDPNLVPLQSMLMRIETSMQFILQNSQNSSLSMAALQSMPQDTSRMAMVVLATGPIILAYPFFQRYFIQGLTIGAVKE, translated from the coding sequence ATGAAAGATTTTCATCAGCTTTCATCCGGGTGGAATGTCGTATTCAACCTGATTGCCGGTATTTTCTCGTTCTTATGTGTATTTCCGTTCCTGTTCGTCATGATCATTTCATTTACAGATGAAGGCTCACTGGCCCGCAACGGTTACCAAATCTGGCCGGAGAAATGGAGTCTTGAAGCTTACAAATATGTATTCCAGACAGGCGATACGCTACTTCGTTCTTATGGTGTTACGATCTTTGTAACGGTAGTGGGAACGTTGATCAGTTTGTTTATCATCTCGTTATATGCCTATGCAATCTCTCGAAAGGGTTTCAGATATCGGAATTTCTTCGCGTTCTTTGCATTTTTCACGATGCTGTTTAACGGGGGTCTGGTACCGACTTATATCGTTGCCACGCAATTGCTTGGTCTGAAAGATTCCATCTGGGCATTGATCCTGCCATTGGCGCTCAACGCCTTCTATATTATGATTCTTCGAACGTTCTACAGCACCAGCGTTCCGGATGCCATCATTGAATCCGGTAAAATCGACGGTGCAAGCGAGTTTAAAATTTTCTACAAGCTGGTATTGCCGCTATCCCTGCCGGGTCTGGCAACCATCGGGTTATTCAGCACCCTGGGATATTGGAACGACTGGTTCAACGCATTGCTCTACATTGATGATCCGAACCTGGTTCCGCTGCAATCCATGCTCATGCGGATTGAGACCAGCATGCAGTTCATCCTGCAGAACTCTCAGAATTCATCCCTTAGCATGGCCGCTCTGCAGAGCATGCCGCAGGATACGTCGCGGATGGCGATGGTCGTTCTGGCAACGGGGCCGATTATTCTGGCTTATCCGTTCTTCCAGCGCTATTTCATTCAAGGTCTGACCATCGGCGCGGTTAAAGAATAA
- a CDS encoding glycoside hydrolase family 3 N-terminal domain-containing protein, producing the protein MTYKDSSKPITERVEHLLGLMNLKEKVGQLTQPFGWKTYEVNEGRVSLTDSFKEQVKNGGVGSLYGTLRADPWTGVTLETGLSPREGAEAVNYIQRYAIEESRLGIPILIGEECSHGHMAIGGTVFPVPLSIGSTWNVDLYRDMCRAVALETRSQGGAVTYSPVLDVVRDPRWGRTEECFGEDPYLISEYAVASVEGLQGDSLDSPSSVAATLKHFVGYGSSEGGRNAGPVHMGTRELMEVDMLPFKKAVEAGAASIMPAYNEIDGVPCTVNTELLDGILRKEWGFDGMVITDCGAIDMLASGHDTAEDGMDAAVQALRAGIDMEMSGEMFGKHLVKAVESNKLEVSVLDEAVRRVLTLKFKLGLFENPYVDPQVAEEVIGSQHHVELARQLAAEGIVLLKNENKALPLSKESGVIAVIGPNADQGYNQLGDYTSPQPPASVTTVLDGVRAKLGDEANRVLYAPGCRIKDESREGFEFALTCANQADTVVMVLGGSSARDFGEGTIDLRTGASKVTDDALSDMDCGEGIDRMTLQLSGVQLELAQEIHKLGKRMIVVYINGRPIAEPWIDEHSDAILEAWYPGQEGGHAVADILFGDVNPSGKLTMSIPKHVGQLPVYYNGKRSRGKRYLEEDSQPRYPFGYGLSYTEFRYSDIQVTPEVIGTGESAVVSVNVTNSGDREGSEVVQLYVSDVASKYTRPARELKGFRKISLQPGEQCKVEFTVGPEQLQYIGQDYKQVVEPGLFRVMVGKHVNDTLSADLTVQEG; encoded by the coding sequence ATGACTTATAAAGATTCCAGTAAACCCATTACGGAAAGAGTTGAACATCTTCTTGGCCTGATGAACCTGAAGGAAAAGGTTGGGCAGCTAACCCAGCCGTTCGGCTGGAAGACCTATGAAGTAAATGAAGGTCGGGTTTCATTAACGGATTCATTTAAAGAGCAAGTGAAAAATGGCGGCGTCGGATCCCTTTACGGGACCCTTCGCGCCGATCCATGGACCGGTGTAACACTTGAGACCGGTCTTTCTCCGCGTGAAGGAGCAGAAGCCGTTAACTATATCCAGCGCTACGCCATTGAGGAATCGCGTCTGGGCATCCCGATCCTGATCGGGGAGGAATGCTCGCATGGGCATATGGCTATCGGCGGGACGGTCTTTCCGGTGCCGCTGTCCATCGGGAGCACATGGAACGTGGATTTGTACCGGGATATGTGCCGTGCCGTGGCGCTCGAAACGCGCAGCCAAGGCGGTGCCGTCACTTATTCCCCAGTTCTAGACGTCGTGCGCGACCCAAGATGGGGCCGTACCGAGGAATGCTTTGGCGAAGATCCATACCTGATCAGCGAATATGCGGTTGCATCGGTAGAGGGCCTTCAAGGTGATTCATTGGACAGCCCGAGCAGTGTTGCGGCGACGTTGAAGCATTTTGTAGGTTATGGCAGTTCCGAGGGCGGGAGAAATGCGGGGCCCGTGCATATGGGAACACGTGAATTGATGGAAGTGGACATGCTGCCGTTCAAGAAAGCCGTGGAGGCAGGAGCTGCATCCATTATGCCGGCTTATAACGAGATTGACGGCGTGCCGTGCACCGTTAATACGGAGCTGCTTGACGGGATTCTTCGCAAGGAGTGGGGCTTTGACGGCATGGTAATCACCGACTGCGGCGCCATTGATATGCTGGCCAGCGGCCATGATACCGCTGAAGACGGGATGGACGCCGCTGTTCAGGCACTTCGTGCCGGTATCGATATGGAGATGTCGGGCGAGATGTTCGGTAAGCATCTTGTGAAGGCTGTCGAGTCTAACAAGCTGGAAGTCTCCGTATTGGACGAGGCCGTACGCCGTGTATTGACGTTAAAATTCAAGCTTGGATTGTTCGAGAATCCTTACGTGGATCCCCAGGTAGCCGAGGAGGTTATCGGCAGCCAGCATCACGTCGAACTTGCCAGACAGCTTGCGGCGGAAGGCATCGTTCTGCTCAAAAATGAAAACAAGGCCCTGCCGTTATCCAAAGAAAGCGGCGTGATTGCCGTCATTGGACCTAACGCCGATCAGGGCTACAATCAGCTTGGGGATTATACGTCTCCTCAGCCGCCTGCAAGCGTGACCACCGTACTGGATGGAGTCCGCGCAAAACTGGGTGATGAAGCGAATCGTGTATTGTATGCACCGGGCTGTCGCATTAAGGACGAATCCAGGGAAGGTTTTGAATTCGCGTTAACTTGCGCGAATCAGGCCGATACCGTGGTCATGGTACTTGGCGGTTCCAGCGCACGCGACTTTGGCGAAGGCACGATCGATCTGCGGACAGGGGCATCGAAGGTCACGGATGACGCTTTAAGCGACATGGATTGCGGCGAGGGCATCGACCGGATGACGCTGCAGTTATCCGGCGTTCAATTGGAATTGGCCCAGGAGATTCATAAGCTTGGCAAACGGATGATCGTTGTGTATATCAACGGCCGGCCGATTGCGGAGCCGTGGATCGACGAGCATTCCGATGCCATTCTGGAAGCATGGTATCCGGGTCAGGAGGGCGGACATGCGGTAGCGGACATTTTGTTCGGCGATGTGAATCCGTCCGGCAAGCTGACGATGTCGATACCGAAGCATGTCGGACAGCTTCCGGTTTACTATAACGGCAAGCGGTCGCGCGGTAAGCGTTACCTCGAAGAGGATTCTCAGCCGCGTTATCCGTTTGGATACGGGCTTAGCTATACCGAGTTCCGTTATTCGGATATTCAAGTTACGCCAGAAGTGATCGGAACAGGCGAATCCGCCGTTGTCTCTGTGAATGTTACAAATAGTGGAGACCGGGAAGGGTCCGAGGTTGTACAATTGTATGTGAGCGATGTGGCCAGCAAATATACAAGACCGGCCCGTGAGCTGAAGGGCTTCCGCAAGATCTCTCTGCAGCCTGGAGAGCAGTGCAAGGTGGAATTTACCGTCGGACCGGAACAGCTTCAATATATCGGTCAAGATTACAAGCAGGTGGTTGAGCCTGGCTTGTTCCGTGTGATGGTAGGCAAACATGTGAACGATACGCTGAGTGCAGATTTGACTGTACAGGAGGGTTAA
- a CDS encoding alpha-mannosidase — protein sequence MERIRRFIRELSERQWLESTELREWDITRTTYMVPGVYEDTAPYTEGHDFNRFPSTQGTTYFFRRNLELPTHWVDGAIGLVFHSGGEGLLRINGVSYQGLDRNHTFVKLDPKRTGLNMELEIELYDPIPEPVDPLNQQAVIQPPITRVQSLLVNVNVPVQSLMYTATVIRDSLILLPDSDMRRIRLMEALYQAMDRFVSLEDAAIRDGAQVTGIEHDLKQAVTAIGGHAEGTEHMVGQSHIDIAWLWPVRETVRKTSRTFSTMDALMNEYPEFKYAQSQPLLYQFLKDHDPELYERVKARIKEGRWELVGGMWVEPDLNIPSGESLMRQMLYGQRFYQEEFGLTSHIEWLPDTFGYCASLPQILKHGGIRYFMTTKLGWNDTNVFPYDLFHWVGIDGTPMLSYLNHGVNENTLPKDVHEHWQSYRQRAVHPEQMLLYGHGDGGGGVTREMLEYIDRAGLMVGQPASKYSTAAEFFSGIEETQPKLPKWRGDLYLELHRGTYTTHARNKRHNRKAEILYREAELWNSVAFSSMDNEQKQAITSELHDGWKLILLNQFHDIIPGSAITESYVTSEKEYEEVFEKGNHSLRLGLQVLADQADTEGEGIPYVIFNGLGWSRDAVISIEGEQGLAPYDSDGALLQYDVQTDENGKTSHRLNVHVQGIPALGYKTIWLKPPAGNQVVAEKSTTVFADSWETDHYKVSFNERGEITSLWDKEAQREVVKPGEAANRFHFFHDRPTLWDAWDIDTRYEEQLAGEAELIEKKLVHAGEVQDVLRFRWRIHNSEIMQDMIFYHHDRRIDFKTFVSWNESHKLLKVGFPIGVVADKATYEIPFGTIERPTHRNTSWEQAQYEVCGHRFADVSEHGYGVSLINDCKYGYDIQDSTIRLSLLRAPKWPDVTADLGEHEFTYSLYPHEGDWRSAGIVRKAAELNHELPYVRTSSNKGPRAAVHSFIPFESDHVILDTVKPAEDGSGYILRMYESAGGRDEAVLSWPYPYESVHVSNALEEELELLDTAEGRLALQFLPYEIKTIKLTTHHT from the coding sequence ATGGAACGCATTCGACGCTTTATACGCGAACTGTCGGAGCGGCAGTGGCTCGAGTCGACGGAGCTTAGAGAGTGGGACATTACCCGAACCACTTACATGGTTCCGGGCGTGTATGAGGATACGGCTCCTTATACAGAGGGGCATGACTTCAACAGGTTTCCGAGCACGCAGGGAACAACCTATTTCTTTCGGAGGAACCTTGAATTGCCCACCCACTGGGTGGATGGAGCGATCGGACTTGTATTCCACTCCGGGGGCGAGGGATTATTGCGCATAAACGGAGTATCTTATCAGGGCTTGGACCGCAATCATACTTTCGTCAAGCTTGATCCGAAACGCACCGGCTTGAACATGGAGCTTGAGATCGAGTTGTACGATCCGATTCCGGAGCCGGTAGACCCGCTGAATCAGCAGGCTGTCATCCAGCCTCCGATTACTAGGGTGCAAAGCTTGCTAGTCAACGTGAACGTACCCGTTCAGAGCCTGATGTACACCGCGACCGTGATCCGCGATTCGCTTATCCTGTTGCCGGATAGCGATATGCGGCGAATTCGCTTAATGGAGGCGCTGTATCAGGCGATGGACCGCTTTGTCAGCCTGGAGGATGCCGCCATTCGGGATGGCGCTCAGGTAACCGGGATTGAGCATGATCTGAAACAGGCGGTTACTGCCATTGGCGGCCACGCTGAAGGCACCGAGCATATGGTAGGCCAATCGCATATCGATATCGCCTGGCTGTGGCCCGTCAGGGAAACCGTGCGAAAAACAAGCCGGACCTTCTCCACCATGGATGCGCTAATGAATGAATATCCCGAATTTAAGTACGCGCAGAGCCAGCCTTTGCTGTACCAATTCCTGAAGGATCACGATCCTGAGCTGTACGAGAGAGTGAAGGCCAGAATCAAGGAAGGACGATGGGAGCTGGTCGGCGGGATGTGGGTCGAACCGGACCTGAACATTCCGAGCGGGGAGTCCCTCATGCGTCAAATGCTGTACGGGCAGCGCTTCTATCAAGAAGAGTTTGGTCTGACATCTCATATTGAGTGGCTGCCGGATACATTCGGTTATTGTGCATCGCTGCCTCAGATCCTGAAGCATGGCGGCATTCGTTATTTCATGACAACAAAACTTGGCTGGAACGATACGAATGTGTTCCCTTACGACCTGTTCCATTGGGTCGGGATCGATGGAACCCCGATGTTATCCTATCTCAATCACGGCGTGAATGAGAACACGCTGCCCAAAGATGTTCATGAGCACTGGCAGTCATACCGCCAAAGAGCCGTTCATCCGGAGCAGATGCTGCTGTATGGACATGGTGACGGCGGAGGCGGCGTAACCCGCGAAATGTTGGAATATATCGACCGCGCCGGGCTTATGGTGGGGCAACCGGCCAGCAAGTACAGTACGGCTGCCGAGTTTTTCAGCGGGATCGAGGAAACACAGCCGAAGCTGCCGAAATGGCGCGGGGATTTGTATCTTGAGCTTCATCGCGGCACCTATACAACGCATGCGCGGAACAAGCGTCATAACCGGAAGGCGGAAATTCTGTACCGCGAGGCGGAGCTCTGGAATTCGGTGGCATTTTCGTCGATGGACAACGAGCAGAAGCAGGCAATTACGAGCGAGCTGCATGACGGCTGGAAGTTGATTTTGCTGAATCAATTTCATGATATTATTCCGGGGTCTGCCATTACGGAGTCTTACGTCACCTCCGAGAAGGAATACGAAGAGGTATTCGAAAAAGGAAATCACAGCCTCCGTCTTGGACTTCAGGTATTGGCGGATCAGGCCGATACAGAAGGGGAAGGCATTCCGTATGTCATCTTCAACGGACTTGGATGGAGCAGAGATGCGGTCATTTCGATTGAAGGAGAGCAGGGCCTTGCGCCGTATGATTCGGATGGAGCGCTGCTGCAATACGATGTCCAAACCGATGAGAACGGTAAAACCTCTCACCGCTTGAATGTTCATGTTCAAGGCATCCCGGCTTTGGGATACAAGACCATTTGGTTGAAGCCGCCAGCAGGAAACCAGGTGGTGGCGGAGAAATCTACTACAGTGTTCGCAGATTCATGGGAAACGGATCATTATAAGGTCAGCTTTAATGAGCGCGGCGAAATCACGAGCCTGTGGGATAAAGAGGCTCAACGGGAAGTGGTCAAGCCGGGCGAAGCCGCGAACCGCTTCCACTTCTTCCATGACCGTCCGACGCTGTGGGACGCATGGGATATCGATACCCGTTACGAGGAGCAATTAGCCGGAGAGGCGGAGCTGATCGAGAAGAAGCTGGTGCATGCGGGTGAGGTACAGGATGTGCTGCGTTTCCGCTGGCGCATCCATAACTCGGAGATCATGCAGGACATGATTTTTTATCATCATGACCGGCGGATCGACTTCAAGACGTTTGTCAGTTGGAATGAATCACATAAACTGCTGAAAGTCGGCTTCCCGATCGGGGTCGTTGCCGATAAGGCTACTTATGAGATTCCGTTCGGAACCATCGAGAGACCGACCCATCGCAATACAAGCTGGGAGCAGGCGCAATATGAAGTCTGCGGCCACCGTTTTGCGGATGTGTCGGAGCATGGATACGGCGTCAGCCTCATCAACGACTGCAAGTACGGGTATGACATTCAGGATAGCACCATCCGGTTGTCCCTGCTGCGCGCGCCGAAGTGGCCCGATGTCACGGCAGACTTGGGTGAGCATGAGTTCACATATTCCCTATACCCGCATGAAGGAGACTGGAGAAGCGCTGGAATCGTCCGCAAAGCTGCCGAGCTCAATCATGAGCTTCCATACGTAAGAACAAGCTCGAACAAGGGGCCTCGGGCTGCTGTTCATTCGTTTATTCCATTCGAGAGCGATCATGTGATCCTGGATACTGTTAAACCAGCAGAAGACGGTTCAGGGTATATTCTTCGGATGTATGAATCCGCGGGAGGCCGAGACGAAGCAGTGCTCAGCTGGCCTTATCCTTATGAAAGCGTCCATGTATCCAACGCCCTGGAAGAAGAACTCGAACTACTGGATACTGCGGAAGGAAGGTTAGCCCTTCAATTCTTGCCGTATGAGATCAAAACCATCAAATTGACTACACATCATACTTAA